From a region of the Methanolinea sp. genome:
- the cobA gene encoding uroporphyrinogen-III C-methyltransferase → MSGKVYLVGSGPGGEGLLTIRARAVIDSADVILFDQLPGEEILSGLPEKAEKIDCGKYGSEHTLKQEEIEALMVAKAREGKQVVRLKGGDPFLFGRGGEELEVLRANNIPVELVPGITSALAVPGAVGIPLTHRKFASQVTIITGHEDPTKPEQALDWKLLAQQQGTLVILMGVKNLPEIAASLMGNGMDPGTPVAIIENGLRENQRVTTGTLRDIGEIAGEQGVKPPAVIVIGRVVSLYRKGEELIRL, encoded by the coding sequence CGGGCCCGCGCAGTGATCGATTCGGCTGACGTGATTCTCTTCGACCAGCTGCCTGGTGAGGAAATACTCTCCGGACTGCCGGAAAAGGCTGAGAAGATCGACTGTGGAAAATACGGGTCGGAACATACCCTAAAGCAGGAGGAGATCGAAGCCCTGATGGTGGCGAAGGCCCGTGAGGGAAAGCAGGTGGTCCGGTTGAAGGGCGGTGATCCCTTCCTCTTCGGGCGCGGTGGGGAGGAGCTCGAAGTTCTCCGGGCCAACAACATCCCTGTGGAACTTGTCCCTGGCATCACAAGTGCCCTTGCCGTTCCCGGCGCGGTGGGGATTCCCCTGACCCACCGGAAGTTCGCCTCGCAGGTCACGATTATTACAGGCCACGAGGATCCCACCAAGCCGGAACAGGCGCTAGACTGGAAACTCCTGGCACAGCAGCAGGGGACCCTCGTAATCTTGATGGGAGTGAAGAACCTCCCGGAAATCGCAGCATCCCTGATGGGGAACGGAATGGATCCCGGTACCCCGGTGGCAATAATCGAAAACGGGCTCCGGGAAAACCAGCGGGTGACCACCGGGACCCTCCGGGATATCGGGGAGATTGCCGGGGAGCAAGGGGTGAAGCCCCCGGCAGTCATCGTCATTGGCAGGGTGGTCTCCCTTTATCGCAAAGGGGAGGAACTCATTCGCCTCTGA
- a CDS encoding class I SAM-dependent methyltransferase, translating into MTLTGGPTRDEIMTALLQRLGLRNGDVMVDIGCGTGKVAVHATPCV; encoded by the coding sequence ATGACCCTTACCGGAGGCCCCACCAGGGATGAGATCATGACCGCTTTGCTCCAGAGACTCGGCCTGAGGAACGGTGATGTGATGGTGGACATCGGTTGCGGGACTGGAAAGGTCGCCGTGCATGCCACACCCTGCGTATAG
- the mutL gene encoding DNA mismatch repair endonuclease MutL, with product MGVKGRIAVDESRCSIRQLDEATISRIAAGEVVERPASVVKELCENALDAGASAVRIRIITHGGRISAITVTDDGCGMNRDEARLAFSRHATSKIKEIDDLCTCKTLGFRGEALASIAAVSRVTLTTRERGKPAVAGTRLVNEGGTITGEQEAGCPVGTSITVEDIFYNTPARRKFQRSQAAEIAQISHVVERLTITHPHIAFSLIVDEREKISVPRGGCLYDAIVSLFGLELAEALIPVTAEGEHAGVRGYLAAPAQSRKDHSRIFLSVNSRPVSSRLLVSAVREAYGTLLPSDRYPVAFLDIVIPGTDVDVNVHPAKREVRFAHERDIASEITALLNNVLLASCLIPAKDAGTTARAATNIPSTPVRYQPSDSGVAGVQEPRLREQLLTGRQLRLTERGYADHPGHDHEEGRLPDLRVIGQLSNLYILCSTPEDDLLLIDQHAAHERILYEQIGSWPTFRDRAQELIEPVIIRLSPREAELFAAAIPV from the coding sequence GTGGGCGTAAAGGGGCGGATCGCGGTGGATGAGTCCCGGTGCAGTATCCGGCAGCTCGATGAGGCCACGATCAGCAGGATCGCTGCCGGCGAAGTGGTGGAACGACCGGCATCAGTGGTAAAAGAGCTTTGCGAGAATGCGCTGGATGCTGGTGCTTCAGCTGTCAGAATAAGGATCATTACCCATGGAGGGCGGATTTCTGCCATAACCGTCACTGATGACGGTTGCGGGATGAACCGCGATGAGGCCCGGTTGGCTTTTTCCCGCCACGCAACGAGCAAGATAAAAGAGATCGACGATCTCTGCACCTGTAAGACACTGGGGTTCCGTGGTGAGGCATTGGCAAGTATTGCTGCAGTCTCCCGCGTCACGCTGACCACCAGGGAGAGGGGAAAACCGGCAGTTGCCGGCACAAGGCTTGTAAACGAAGGCGGAACGATTACCGGCGAACAGGAGGCCGGGTGCCCTGTGGGAACGAGTATTACCGTTGAGGATATCTTCTACAATACTCCGGCGAGGAGGAAATTCCAGCGGTCACAGGCAGCTGAAATCGCACAAATATCCCATGTCGTTGAGCGGTTAACAATCACCCACCCGCATATCGCATTCAGCCTCATCGTTGACGAGCGGGAGAAGATCTCGGTCCCCAGGGGCGGCTGCCTGTATGACGCAATCGTCTCGTTGTTCGGCCTCGAACTTGCCGAAGCACTCATACCTGTTACAGCCGAGGGTGAACACGCAGGCGTTCGCGGGTACCTAGCGGCCCCGGCCCAGTCCCGAAAGGATCACTCCCGTATCTTTCTCTCGGTAAATTCCAGGCCAGTCTCGTCACGGCTCCTCGTATCCGCTGTGCGGGAAGCCTATGGTACGCTGCTTCCTTCTGACCGGTATCCCGTGGCATTTCTCGATATCGTGATCCCTGGGACCGATGTTGATGTAAATGTCCATCCCGCGAAAAGGGAAGTCAGGTTCGCGCACGAGCGGGATATCGCGTCTGAAATTACCGCACTCCTCAACAATGTACTTCTGGCCAGCTGCCTCATTCCCGCGAAGGACGCCGGGACAACTGCCCGGGCAGCCACGAACATCCCAAGCACTCCCGTCCGGTACCAGCCTTCGGATTCCGGTGTGGCGGGTGTACAGGAGCCCCGTCTGCGTGAACAGCTCCTGACCGGGAGGCAGTTACGGTTGACCGAGCGGGGCTATGCGGACCACCCGGGTCATGATCATGAAGAGGGAAGGCTGCCTGACCTCCGGGTTATCGGGCAACTGTCGAATCTCTATATCCTCTGCAGCACACCCGAAGATGATCTCCTCCTGATCGACCAGCATGCTGCGCATGAACGGATCCTCTACGAACAAATCGGTAGCTGGCCCACATTCCGGGATCGCGCACAGGAGTTGATCGAGCCGGTGATCATCAGGCTGTCTCCTCGCGAGGCTGAACTCTTCGCTGCCGCCATACCGGTATAA
- the mutS gene encoding DNA mismatch repair protein MutS encodes MAERNPRPVEKTTPAMAQYWSIKEQHQDAILFFHIGDFYETFCEDAETVSRELDIALTSRSRDSSGARIPLAGVPCHAAEGYISRLIAKGYRVAVCDQIEDARHVKGIVKREVVRVVTPGTTIDEDLLSSPQARFLMAVVPGDRKTELGLSFLDLSTGQFLVTACSRDRGNGDLVSEIRRYQPAECLLPAALADELGDIVRTCGVVVTITGASPGTDEASSFLKEQFGGEELGRSGVLGCPAAVRAGAIALRYAKEMQRKELSHIRSLSFHRLSEGCVIDGITQRNLEIIRSIRGRAGDPTLLSILDLTGTPMGSRLLRQWLTTPLLSVERINDRLDGVEFFTKNTPVRAKIRAIIAKTADIDRIAGRISCRTASPRDLISLARSLSTVPALKDALSESELPRLVSGALGNLGDPGAMTDLIGRAITDNPPVSPHSGGVFRDGYDSHLDMLRSRSARGKEWIVALQQQERERTGIRSLKVAYNSVFGYYIEVTRPNLHLVPKEYERKQTTSTGERFTLPALREQEAVIVTTEEGLLALEQELYAKLLDTLAEAMPLFQAISQGMAVLDIISSLAEVAVHHRYTRPVVDKSLDILIREGRHPVVEQSPGVSFVPNDTLLSAGGDQILIITGANMAGKSTYMRAVAHIVVMAQAGSFVPAAHARIGLVDRIFTRVGAFDDLASGQSTFMLEMLELANILNNVSSRSLVILDEIGRGTSTLDGYCIARSVLEFLHGKKQTGPRTLFATHFHEIITAESDLKRVKNCHFAVRDTGSDVVFLHTLLPGATDRSYGIHVATLAGVPTDVTGRAAAILDELVKGGGHPGERVKRYTQMLLVDAPQATPDPVIADLNDLDPDSMTPRQALEVLYELHRKAGGRKGADRGG; translated from the coding sequence ATGGCTGAGCGCAACCCACGGCCGGTGGAAAAGACGACGCCGGCCATGGCCCAGTATTGGTCGATCAAAGAGCAGCATCAGGACGCAATCCTGTTCTTCCATATCGGTGACTTCTACGAGACCTTCTGCGAGGATGCGGAGACCGTATCCCGGGAGCTAGATATTGCGCTCACCTCCCGGTCACGGGACAGTTCGGGCGCTAGGATCCCCCTCGCAGGCGTCCCCTGCCATGCGGCAGAAGGCTATATCTCCCGGCTGATCGCTAAGGGCTACCGCGTGGCGGTCTGCGACCAGATCGAGGATGCCAGGCATGTGAAAGGGATTGTGAAGCGCGAGGTAGTGCGGGTCGTAACCCCCGGCACGACCATTGATGAAGACTTGCTCTCCTCCCCACAGGCCCGTTTCCTGATGGCTGTTGTTCCCGGTGACCGAAAAACCGAACTGGGCCTTTCATTCCTCGATCTCTCCACCGGCCAGTTCCTGGTTACCGCCTGCAGCAGGGACCGGGGGAACGGGGATCTGGTCTCTGAGATACGACGATACCAGCCTGCAGAATGCCTCCTTCCCGCCGCCCTCGCCGATGAACTTGGAGATATCGTGCGTACCTGCGGGGTCGTGGTCACAATAACCGGAGCATCTCCGGGCACGGACGAGGCATCATCTTTTTTAAAAGAGCAGTTCGGTGGAGAGGAGCTGGGGCGGTCCGGGGTCCTGGGGTGCCCGGCAGCGGTGAGGGCTGGCGCCATCGCACTCCGGTACGCGAAAGAGATGCAACGGAAAGAACTCTCGCATATCAGGTCCCTGTCCTTCCACCGGTTATCCGAGGGCTGTGTGATCGATGGTATCACTCAGCGGAACCTCGAGATTATCAGGAGTATCAGGGGGAGGGCCGGAGACCCGACCCTCCTCTCCATCCTTGATTTGACTGGAACCCCGATGGGGAGCAGGCTCCTCCGGCAGTGGCTTACGACCCCGCTCCTATCGGTAGAGAGGATCAATGACCGGCTTGATGGTGTTGAATTTTTTACGAAAAATACACCGGTCCGTGCAAAAATCCGGGCGATAATCGCAAAAACTGCAGACATCGATCGGATTGCAGGGAGGATCTCCTGCCGGACCGCGTCGCCGCGGGACCTTATCTCCCTTGCCCGATCCCTTTCCACGGTCCCTGCACTCAAGGACGCCCTTTCCGAAAGCGAATTGCCCCGGCTCGTTTCCGGAGCACTTGGAAATCTCGGCGATCCCGGGGCCATGACTGACCTTATCGGGCGGGCGATCACTGACAATCCGCCGGTCTCTCCCCATAGCGGGGGAGTCTTTCGGGACGGCTACGATTCTCACCTTGACATGCTCAGATCACGATCCGCACGGGGAAAGGAGTGGATTGTCGCCCTGCAGCAGCAGGAACGGGAGCGGACCGGGATCCGGTCGCTCAAGGTTGCGTACAATTCCGTGTTTGGGTACTACATCGAGGTGACCAGGCCGAATCTCCACCTGGTCCCGAAAGAGTACGAACGGAAGCAAACAACATCGACCGGAGAACGGTTCACCCTTCCTGCACTCCGGGAGCAGGAAGCGGTAATCGTTACCACAGAGGAGGGCCTCCTTGCCCTTGAACAGGAACTCTATGCCAAGCTCCTCGATACCCTGGCAGAGGCCATGCCCCTGTTCCAGGCCATCTCGCAAGGCATGGCGGTACTTGATATCATCTCATCGCTGGCAGAAGTTGCGGTGCACCATCGCTACACCCGGCCGGTAGTGGACAAGTCTCTCGATATCCTGATCCGGGAGGGCCGGCACCCGGTCGTGGAACAGTCGCCTGGGGTATCCTTTGTTCCCAATGACACCCTCCTCTCCGCTGGCGGCGATCAGATACTGATTATCACCGGTGCGAATATGGCCGGGAAGTCCACGTATATGAGGGCCGTGGCCCACATCGTTGTCATGGCCCAGGCAGGCTCTTTTGTGCCTGCCGCCCATGCCCGGATCGGCCTCGTGGACAGAATTTTTACCCGGGTAGGCGCCTTCGACGACCTCGCCAGCGGACAGAGCACCTTCATGCTGGAGATGCTCGAACTTGCCAATATCCTGAACAACGTATCCAGCAGGAGTCTGGTCATCCTCGACGAGATTGGGCGGGGTACGAGCACGCTTGACGGCTACTGTATCGCGCGATCGGTTCTCGAATTTTTGCATGGGAAAAAACAAACCGGACCCCGTACGCTTTTTGCCACGCATTTCCATGAGATTATCACCGCCGAATCTGATCTGAAGAGGGTGAAAAATTGTCATTTCGCCGTCAGAGACACCGGATCAGATGTGGTCTTCCTCCACACTCTCCTTCCCGGGGCAACCGACCGGAGCTACGGAATACACGTCGCCACTCTTGCAGGAGTTCCGACAGACGTGACCGGGCGTGCCGCCGCCATCCTCGATGAACTGGTCAAGGGCGGGGGGCATCCGGGTGAACGGGTGAAGCGGTATACACAGATGTTGCTGGTTGATGCGCCGCAGGCAACCCCTGATCCTGTCATCGCCGATCTCAACGATCTCGATCCGGACAGCATGACACCCCGCCAGGCCCTTGAAGTGCTCTATGAGCTTCACAGGAAAGCCGGTGGGCGTAAAGGGGCGGATCGCGGTGGATGA
- a CDS encoding pyridoxamine 5'-phosphate oxidase family protein, translated as MEIVKIPRMDKGDYDRLIEEGYVCRIAFQGEKYPYIAPFLYVYDGRFLYFLSTKYGKKIEYFRKSPYVAVEIEKYSRDLSFFTFVSLQGYLDEVTDSIEKKIIRDEFVNLIKERHLSKNILAALGHSPQDPPEAIALEERSLVWKLTGVKDLIALKNI; from the coding sequence ATGGAAATCGTGAAAATACCCCGGATGGACAAAGGCGATTATGATCGGCTCATCGAAGAAGGTTATGTCTGCCGCATCGCCTTCCAGGGCGAAAAATATCCCTATATCGCACCTTTTCTCTATGTGTATGACGGAAGGTTCCTCTACTTCCTCTCGACAAAGTATGGTAAGAAGATCGAATACTTCCGTAAAAGCCCTTACGTCGCCGTGGAAATTGAGAAGTACTCGCGCGATCTCTCGTTTTTTACCTTTGTCAGCCTCCAGGGTTACCTCGATGAGGTAACCGATTCTATCGAGAAGAAGATCATCCGCGATGAATTCGTGAACCTGATCAAGGAGCGCCACCTCTCGAAAAATATCCTCGCTGCTCTCGGGCACTCCCCACAAGACCCTCCCGAGGCCATCGCGCTCGAGGAGAGGTCGCTGGTATGGAAGCTGACCGGGGTCAAGGACCTGATTGCGTTGAAAAATATCTGA
- a CDS encoding DUF364 domain-containing protein — protein MTILTDILATLPGDAPVRNVIVGAHWTMVCSRYCGLASTIAPSSPHMHHDAPVRNAGRLHKKSARELASYALSDNLLEAGIGIAAINSLLPIDEKNAVDINASQILAERGRGKSVALVGHFPFIPQLRKSVSTLWVIEQKPFGDDYPAHSAPDLIPKADVVALTGSALINHTLDDLLALCRADALVMVLGPSTPLSPVLFEYGAGIIAGSRVVDERCVMQFVSQGANFQQIEGVRKVALSAF, from the coding sequence ATGACCATTCTCACCGATATCCTAGCCACCCTCCCAGGAGACGCGCCCGTGCGAAATGTCATCGTGGGTGCTCACTGGACCATGGTGTGCAGCCGTTACTGTGGGCTCGCCAGTACCATCGCACCCTCCAGCCCGCATATGCACCACGACGCCCCGGTGCGCAATGCCGGGCGTCTTCATAAGAAAAGTGCCCGTGAACTGGCTTCGTATGCCCTCTCAGATAACCTGTTGGAAGCGGGTATCGGTATCGCAGCCATCAACTCGCTCCTGCCCATAGATGAAAAAAATGCTGTCGATATCAATGCATCGCAGATACTGGCAGAACGGGGGCGTGGGAAAAGCGTGGCCCTGGTAGGCCATTTTCCCTTTATCCCGCAGCTCCGGAAATCAGTCAGTACTCTCTGGGTAATCGAGCAAAAACCGTTCGGAGACGATTACCCTGCACATTCCGCCCCTGACCTCATTCCAAAGGCCGACGTTGTCGCCCTTACCGGAAGTGCCCTGATCAATCACACCCTCGATGACCTGCTGGCCCTGTGCCGCGCGGATGCACTGGTTATGGTCCTTGGACCGAGCACCCCGCTCTCACCTGTGCTCTTTGAGTATGGGGCTGGAATCATTGCCGGCTCGCGCGTAGTTGATGAACGTTGCGTAATGCAGTTCGTCTCGCAGGGGGCAAACTTCCAGCAGATTGAAGGTGTTCGCAAAGTGGCGCTTTCCGCATTTTAA
- a CDS encoding formylmethanofuran dehydrogenase subunit E family protein: MQLVPEYSQVEVSERLVAAGIKPELREFFNKCIDFHTYAAPGLLIGVFMVDYALELLGKKPTDRIYVTCETHKCLPDPPQVIMHATIGNHRLRVLPIGKFALTLTPFSAKEYADGVRVYIDRKKLEKYPVVALWFDNSPDFNAGTMKRQLVDEILTSGRDILSFDRIRMKVTHKKKWRSATCPSCGEQIAEDLMEGGICAGCGSLAYYEKCR, from the coding sequence ATGCAATTGGTTCCAGAATATTCCCAGGTAGAAGTATCCGAGCGCCTCGTTGCTGCAGGAATAAAACCGGAATTGCGGGAATTTTTCAATAAATGCATCGATTTCCATACCTACGCTGCCCCCGGTCTCCTGATCGGGGTCTTCATGGTGGACTATGCCCTTGAATTGCTGGGAAAGAAACCTACCGATAGGATTTATGTCACCTGTGAAACGCACAAGTGCCTTCCGGACCCGCCACAGGTTATCATGCATGCAACGATCGGGAATCACCGGCTCCGGGTTCTCCCCATTGGCAAGTTCGCCCTGACCCTGACCCCTTTTTCTGCGAAAGAGTACGCAGATGGGGTGCGGGTATATATCGACCGGAAAAAACTTGAAAAATACCCGGTTGTGGCGCTCTGGTTCGACAACAGTCCTGATTTCAACGCCGGGACCATGAAGCGGCAGCTGGTAGACGAGATCCTCACCTCCGGGAGGGACATCCTCTCGTTTGATCGTATCAGGATGAAAGTAACCCACAAAAAGAAATGGCGCTCGGCAACCTGCCCTTCCTGCGGTGAGCAGATAGCCGAAGACCTGATGGAAGGGGGTATTTGCGCGGGATGCGGGAGCCTTGCGTATTACGAGAAATGCCGATGA
- the fdhD gene encoding formate dehydrogenase accessory sulfurtransferase FdhD has protein sequence MANRPRIEVIGDSPPFLTLEYEVLAYESGNLVQRTVTVCQEEPVRLIVNGHELATQMVSPADLAEFACGYVISEGIIRHANQIGAIRISLPELAVTVTGLNGEIPLQNRELRTSGGLGMAVDASELRNKITSTTLVSRDTIFSAMSCLNDHAVLWKQTGGTHCTVLFDAGGNVVAHAEDIGRHNSVDKVIGKAILAGIDLDRTFITCSGRMPAGMVSKFWRSGIPIVITNNAPSAAGIDLARRVNLTLAGFVRPPRMVIYSGPERIRF, from the coding sequence ATGGCCAATCGTCCTCGCATTGAAGTTATCGGTGATTCACCTCCCTTCCTTACCCTCGAATACGAAGTTCTTGCCTACGAGAGCGGGAACCTGGTTCAGCGGACCGTAACCGTCTGCCAGGAAGAGCCTGTCCGGCTCATCGTGAACGGCCATGAACTTGCGACACAGATGGTGAGCCCGGCTGATCTTGCAGAATTTGCCTGCGGATACGTGATCAGCGAAGGAATTATTCGTCATGCGAATCAGATCGGAGCCATCAGGATCTCTTTGCCCGAGCTTGCAGTTACGGTCACCGGCTTAAATGGGGAGATCCCCTTGCAGAACCGCGAATTGCGGACATCGGGAGGTCTCGGTATGGCTGTTGATGCATCTGAGTTACGAAACAAGATCACATCAACCACACTGGTGTCCCGGGATACTATCTTTTCTGCGATGAGCTGTTTAAACGATCACGCTGTCCTCTGGAAACAGACGGGAGGGACGCATTGCACGGTCCTCTTCGATGCCGGCGGGAACGTGGTGGCTCACGCCGAGGATATTGGGCGTCATAATTCTGTTGATAAGGTGATCGGGAAAGCCATCCTCGCCGGGATCGATCTCGACCGGACATTTATCACCTGTTCGGGGAGGATGCCCGCCGGCATGGTAAGCAAATTCTGGCGTTCCGGAATCCCCATCGTGATAACCAACAATGCCCCCTCAGCGGCAGGAATCGATCTTGCCAGACGTGTAAATCTCACCCTGGCAGGCTTTGTGAGGCCTCCCCGGATGGTCATCTATAGCGGCCCGGAGAGGATTCGGTTCTGA
- a CDS encoding Glu/Leu/Phe/Val dehydrogenase — MTEGNLFDMVKKHLSSSSACLAMDANAEAMLKIPRREVHASIPVRMDDGSTRVFQGFRVQYNDALGPTKGGIRFHPDETIDTIRGLAALMTWKCALHNLPLGGAKGGVICNPKELSVHELERLSRGYVQEMFPFLGPDRDIPAPDVYTNPTVMAWMTDEYSKIAGKPAFGSFTGKPVALGGSEGRSDATARGGWFVVREAAKDLGIDIAGAGVAVQGFGNVGSFGALLGQEVFGAKIVAVSDSCGGVYNPKGLSIRDLMVHKAATGAVQHFPGAKNITNEELLELPVDILILAALENVINRRNAPNIRARMVAEFANDPVNNEADEILFERSITVLPDFLTNGGGVIVSYFEMVQNFSLDRWEEETVHRKLEKKMVDAYRAVYDLAEKNNTPLREAAYSIAIARVVGAMKMRGWI; from the coding sequence ATGACCGAAGGGAACCTTTTTGATATGGTAAAAAAGCACCTCAGCTCCTCCTCAGCCTGCCTTGCCATGGATGCTAATGCGGAGGCGATGCTGAAGATACCGCGAAGGGAAGTCCACGCCTCGATCCCGGTGAGAATGGATGATGGCAGCACGCGGGTGTTCCAGGGATTCCGTGTCCAGTACAACGATGCGCTCGGCCCAACAAAAGGAGGTATCCGGTTCCACCCCGACGAGACCATCGACACCATACGTGGGCTTGCAGCCCTGATGACCTGGAAGTGCGCCCTCCACAACCTCCCCCTTGGCGGTGCCAAGGGAGGAGTCATCTGCAACCCAAAAGAGCTCTCGGTCCACGAGCTTGAGCGGCTCAGCCGCGGATACGTGCAGGAGATGTTTCCATTCCTGGGCCCCGATCGGGATATCCCTGCTCCCGACGTCTACACAAATCCCACGGTCATGGCCTGGATGACGGACGAGTACTCGAAGATTGCAGGGAAGCCGGCATTTGGATCCTTCACTGGAAAGCCTGTTGCCCTGGGCGGGTCCGAGGGCAGGTCCGATGCCACCGCCAGGGGCGGGTGGTTCGTGGTCCGCGAGGCCGCAAAGGATCTGGGGATAGACATCGCCGGAGCTGGCGTAGCCGTGCAGGGGTTCGGGAACGTGGGCTCGTTTGGCGCACTCCTCGGCCAGGAGGTCTTCGGCGCAAAGATAGTGGCGGTGAGCGACAGCTGCGGGGGAGTATATAATCCCAAGGGGCTCTCGATCAGGGATCTGATGGTCCACAAGGCTGCGACCGGGGCAGTGCAGCACTTTCCCGGAGCCAAGAACATCACAAACGAAGAGTTGCTCGAACTTCCGGTGGATATTCTCATCCTTGCGGCACTCGAGAATGTTATCAACCGCAGGAACGCTCCCAATATCCGTGCACGCATGGTAGCAGAGTTTGCAAACGATCCGGTAAACAATGAAGCTGACGAGATTCTCTTCGAGAGATCCATAACCGTGCTACCAGACTTCCTCACAAACGGGGGCGGAGTTATCGTATCGTACTTCGAGATGGTCCAGAACTTCTCCCTGGACCGGTGGGAAGAGGAAACGGTCCACAGGAAGCTTGAGAAAAAGATGGTCGATGCCTACCGCGCGGTCTATGATCTTGCGGAAAAGAACAATACACCTTTGAGGGAGGCGGCATACTCAATCGCCATTGCGAGGGTTGTCGGGGCCATGAAGATGAGGGGCTGGATATGA
- a CDS encoding DNA-directed RNA polymerase subunit H encodes MSTRLDVLAHTMVPDHQIMNEEEVAGLLSLYNITNEQLPKMYHDDPAVRAIGAKPGDVVRIIRKSQTAGRAESFRLVVRRPKK; translated from the coding sequence ATGAGCACCAGATTGGATGTACTGGCCCACACCATGGTGCCCGATCACCAGATCATGAATGAGGAAGAGGTAGCCGGGTTACTCTCTCTCTACAATATCACAAACGAGCAATTGCCAAAAATGTATCATGATGATCCCGCGGTCAGGGCCATTGGGGCAAAACCGGGAGACGTCGTGCGCATCATCCGTAAAAGCCAGACGGCCGGAAGAGCAGAATCCTTCCGCCTGGTTGTCAGGCGGCCGAAAAAGTAA
- a CDS encoding DNA-directed RNA polymerase subunit B'' — protein MIDRSVLSRAYFSREHVARHQLDSYNNFIKTNLQKVVNEQRIIETDIEIRGKSTEPVWVELGKIEVKKPLVREADGSQGDLFPSEARLRNLTYAAPIMLELTLVHGEDRQEPVVTTIGQLPIMVGSVSCNLSGMNDQERIAHGEDPFDPGGYFIVNGTERVLMTLEDLASNKIMTEYTERYNERIYVAKVFSQFRGYRALVVVERNRKNLLEVSFPSVAGHLRFVDLMRALGMVSDREIVNGVSTDEDILTFMMQNLEESECNDVESGIMYVGKKLAPNQTRDYQRKRAEFVLDNYLLPHLNYLMPVTLKEGDEGYQDAVDEVRLAKAHFLGRMAEACFDLVLNKRRIDDKDHYSNKRLKLAGDLMEDLFRISLNRLTRDIKYQLERASMRHRDLSIGTAVRADVLTERLLHPLATGNWVGGRTGVSQLLDRIDHMSVLSHLRRVISPLSRSQPHFEARDLHPTQWGRICPSETPEGPNCGLVKNFAQMVEISRGVPDDDEVVRMLYNLGVEHIRGEAR, from the coding sequence CTGATAGACAGGAGCGTATTATCCAGGGCATATTTTTCCCGTGAGCATGTTGCGCGCCACCAACTTGACTCATACAACAATTTTATCAAAACCAATCTCCAGAAAGTGGTCAACGAGCAGCGGATCATCGAGACCGACATCGAGATCCGGGGAAAGAGCACCGAACCGGTCTGGGTCGAGCTTGGAAAGATCGAGGTCAAGAAACCCCTGGTGCGGGAGGCTGACGGGTCCCAGGGGGATCTTTTCCCGAGCGAGGCACGTCTTCGCAACCTTACCTACGCGGCGCCCATCATGCTTGAGCTGACTCTAGTCCACGGTGAAGACCGGCAGGAACCGGTGGTCACCACTATCGGGCAGCTTCCCATCATGGTCGGCTCGGTATCCTGCAACCTCTCCGGGATGAACGACCAGGAACGCATCGCCCATGGCGAAGACCCGTTTGATCCCGGCGGCTATTTTATCGTGAACGGAACGGAGCGAGTCTTGATGACCCTCGAGGATCTTGCCTCGAACAAGATCATGACCGAGTATACCGAGCGCTACAACGAGCGCATCTATGTGGCTAAGGTCTTCTCCCAGTTCCGTGGATACCGTGCGCTCGTGGTTGTCGAGCGGAACCGTAAGAACCTGCTCGAGGTATCATTTCCGTCGGTTGCCGGACACCTCCGTTTCGTCGATCTGATGCGGGCTCTCGGGATGGTAAGCGACCGGGAGATCGTCAACGGTGTATCAACTGATGAGGATATCCTCACCTTCATGATGCAGAACCTTGAAGAGAGCGAGTGCAACGATGTCGAGAGCGGCATCATGTATGTCGGCAAGAAGCTTGCCCCAAACCAGACCCGTGACTACCAGCGGAAGCGGGCGGAGTTCGTGCTGGACAACTACCTGCTGCCGCACCTAAACTACCTTATGCCGGTCACCCTCAAGGAAGGGGACGAAGGTTACCAGGACGCGGTCGATGAGGTTCGCCTGGCCAAGGCCCACTTCCTTGGCAGGATGGCCGAAGCCTGTTTCGACCTGGTTCTGAACAAGCGCCGTATCGATGACAAGGACCACTATTCGAACAAGCGGCTGAAACTTGCCGGAGACCTCATGGAAGATCTCTTCCGGATCTCCCTGAACCGGCTGACCCGCGATATCAAGTACCAGCTGGAGCGGGCGAGCATGCGCCACCGTGACCTTTCCATTGGAACCGCGGTTCGTGCCGACGTGCTGACCGAGCGACTCCTGCATCCGCTGGCAACCGGGAACTGGGTCGGAGGCAGGACTGGTGTCTCCCAGCTGCTCGACCGCATCGATCACATGAGCGTTCTCTCCCACCTCAGGAGAGTGATCTCCCCGCTCTCCCGGTCGCAGCCGCACTTCGAGGCTCGCGATCTGCACCCCACCCAGTGGGGCCGTATCTGCCCGAGCGAGACCCCTGAAGGGCCGAATTGCGGGCTGGTCAAGAACTTTGCTCAGATGGTCGAGATCAGCAGGGGTGTCCCCGACGACGACGAAGTGGTACGGATGCTCTATAACCTAGGGGTCGAACACATCAGGGGTGAGGCCCGATGA